Below is a window of Enterobacter kobei DNA.
ATCTCATGCACCATTAAGACTATTACCCTGCGCGGGGGATTAATCTCACTCCATAATATACGGTTCTGATTTCCAAGGAATTATTAATTATTTTCACGTCAAAATACTACAATCGCACGATGTGCTTCTTTTTTGATAAGAGTTTTCTTATAATCCAAATCCTATTTCTTAATTGCCTTTCCGTGAGGAGACAGGTAATTATTACCCTCATGAATACTTTTTTTAAAAGGTTATGGATAATGATCGCTGTAATAACGTCATGCAGCTACTTCCGTGAAGGATTTCACGAACTTACCCGGCAAATACTTGCAGAATGCAAATCATTCTCCAGCGTGATGTATACAGATGACATTAATACATTCACCAAGAAAATACTTTGCCAGACAAAAGCCATTGTGGTGGATTACGGACAGTCAAACATCCAGCAACTCATCGACCTGCTGGTTGTTAAAAATAAGTATCCTGAAAGTTATTTTATACTCATTACACGCGAGAGCTGTTTCGAAAACACCATTGAAAACATTCTTATCAATACGGTTTCCGATTACTCCATTGATTGTGTCAGCGTAATGCGAAAGTTAAAAGCGTGCCTGAAAGATTTCGCCTCCGGTAATCAGCATAT
It encodes the following:
- a CDS encoding response regulator transcription factor, which produces MIAVITSCSYFREGFHELTRQILAECKSFSSVMYTDDINTFTKKILCQTKAIVVDYGQSNIQQLIDLLVVKNKYPESYFILITRESCFENTIENILINTVSDYSIDCVSVMRKLKACLKDFASGNQHIIVTKNKRLYHIEKEKNLTKRESDLLPYIISGRNNKEISRYLDVSGKTVSHHRRNIYHKFDVNNLTGLYHVFGRYA